DNA from Sphaerodactylus townsendi isolate TG3544 linkage group LG08, MPM_Stown_v2.3, whole genome shotgun sequence:
ttgatctagtccagcatttcaCATACAACATCAGCCTGATGAGTGCTGTCAGTGGATTCATGTTGCAACCTGAGAACTGAAAGTACACTAGTATGCCTAAGGCCTGCTAGGGATTGCTCCAGAGATAATATCATGGAGAGGATGGTCTGTGGTTCAGTAGAAGAACGCTTGCCTGGGgtacagaaggtcctaggttcaatccctggcatctccagtaaaagaACCCCGCAGCCGtgggtaatgtgaaagacctttgcccaAGAACCTAGCAAGCCCCAACCATTCAGACCAAACCTTCAGGCACCAATGGCCTGGCTCAGTGCAAGGCAAATTCATGCACTCAGCTCATGTTCTGAGTCACTGCTCAACAGTGACTGTCTTCAGCATCCCGTTAACAAAATAAGAGAGTCTAAGGGGAAGGGCACAGCACTAATTGCAGGCTAGCAAATAAATGTTTCCAGGGCTACTCACATTTCTAGACAGGTTAACAATCTTCTGTTCTCGTCAAATGGTCTCTCCAGTATTCTCTTGTACTCATTCAAGGGTAATGTGGCATTTCACGAGCAGCAGACCTCTTTCTCTAGAGGTCACTCTTGAGCTAGACAAAAATTCAACTGATTAGCCACTCTGCCTTTTATTCACCATACCACATTCCCTTTGGAAGACTGCCTTAAGGGTGCCTGTATGATTGCCTGTAACTAGGTGATATTCCCATGGCGACGCCTCTGTATCATCAGTGAAATTCATGTGATGGACCACCAAAATATGATCTTCTTTCACACTGGCCCATTTCACACAACTCAATGCCTGAAATGGAAGTTCAGTCACAGTACAGTGTACCCTGGGCTCCATATATAACATCCCTTCTACCACCTTACGAAACAAAGCTAAGTCTTCTGGGTGGAATGTTACAAAcaaaagcagggggaggggggcacacttTATACTTATGAAGATTCAGTCTGTATGCACAATTAATTCTTCTGTGTATCTGAATAAGCTATAATTTCAGTTCAGACAATGTATTTTCTGGTTCCCGATCATTACTGGCCTGCGTCCTGTTTAGTTGTTCTAAATGTATATTAAAGGAAAGCATCTCTTAAATACAACATTCAGATGAATGAATTGGTCAAAAGATGGGTGGGTCTATCTGTGGAGATCCTAAACAATTCCCTTGAGAAggtaatggggtggggtggggtggggggaagggatgaGGACAATAAACTGAAACTTGGTCCAAACAAGACTGAGCTGCTGCAAGTCAACGACAAAGCTATGCAACCATCAAGGAGTTGCAAACTCCCGAAAGAGCAGGCTGATAGCCTGGCGGTTTCAGCAGGGGAGCTCAGCTGTCATATACCCTTTATTGAAGAATGGTGAACTCCTAATTGTGATGGCTGTCCTTTTCCACTGAGAATGCAGCTTTGGGAGAGATGCACATGGAATGTGGAGGGATAAACACCTCCCAGCCAggcagatcagccaaatcaaccctgacGATCatcagatgtcacagccagattgcCTTACATCTGTCACAGAAGGCTCACAGCTTAATGCTGCTGCTGGATCCTGTCCTGTAGCTGTAGGCTCAGGTATCCTTCATGGTACACATTACCTTTCTATCAACTTTAGCCGATGTGCCAGCTGCAGCTGCTTCTCAGAAAGCATCATACAGTCATGGTGATTAATGCTCTGACCACACCCTTAGGAGATGCTGCCTTTGGTCCAAAACAGGGCAGCCAAGGTATCGTTGAGGGCTGGATACAGAGATTGCATCGCCCCTGTGTGAAAAATCTGCACTGGCTATGATTTCTGGCACAATTTAAGTTCTGTTCTTATCTTGAAAAGATTAAACAGTCCAATGCTGGGGACTGAAGGACCTCCTGTAGCATCCAGCCTACCAGCTGAAGTTCTCTTCCCAAGCCCTGCTCAGTGCCTCTGACTTCAATTGAGAGGCAGGCATTTTTCATTAGTGCTGCCTCACCTTTGGCATGCCCTATCCTTGAGGCTCACCTTGTACCTACTTTACTCCAAGTCAAAACATTTCTCTGTGCCCAGGTTTTTAACTGAAAATTGCCATCTTTTGGTGGTTGTCTACATGGCCTGCTTTTAGTCTTTTAGTTCTACAGTTAGCATTTTAGGCTGATGAATATtgtttcatgctgtttttatgtGCTGTGTTTTATTGCTCCTTTTGTAGCTCACTTTAATATCAatatgttttatgttttcattaataTGTTATTATTACATTGTTTTTAGTTTGTTTGAAATTTGGGTGAGTCTCTGGAGAGATGGCCTTTACATTTTCTAAACCAATAAACCATGCAGATCTCTAAAAGGTCCCAATCTCCATGTCAGCTTTGCTTCTAGGGGCATGCAATTCATTATGCCAAACTAACTGCTATTTTTAATGCACAAACTTATCGTACCTTTAGCTCAGAGATCACATTTTAAAGATGAATATAACGAAGTGTAAATGGCGCACATGGTGATGCACAGGAAGTATGTCAGAGTAAGACAGTAACATGCATGTGTGGGAGTCTGCATGTTTCTGGAGATACTTTTGAAGTTGTGATAGCTCTCCCAGGTGTATTCCTTGACATTACactagggaaggagggaagttCTTGTGAAATCTCTGCTTTAATACTATGCAAATTCTCCTATGAATAACTGAAGTTTAATTTCTCATCAAATAAACTACAGAGAAGTCTCTTCCTTACTTGCTTGGATTTAATTTAAACCACCTTCTAGTATTTGAAATTATGTCCTCTTGGAGATTCCCAGAAAACAAACGCTTAGAGCATTCTGCCATGCTTTCAAAACTACTGTATGTGTTATAAGTATGCCCCACTGTGGTCTCCAGGCATTTCTCCCAGGCAAATGTGCCTGATTGCACATGGGTCACTTCAAAGGTCTATCACCATTtacaagagatttttttttaaaatccaaaaaccCAGATTACAATCCACATCATACCTTTTATTGGGATCAAGTTATACATTGTATTTTGTGGGCTTTCTGGTTCTTTTCCAGGCTGGATgttacaaataaataagtaaaataaaaacaggacACAGCAGAAGACATCAGAACATGGTATAAACTCCTAGATGCCAGTACCAGCTAAGAACCCAAGTTTTATAACAAAACACAGTAGACACCAAGATTTTATACCACATCCTAAAGATTCTCACCTAGAACAAAACCCTTGCCAATTTTGTCCTGACACAAACTGGAACAAAGATTTCACTGGTCAAAAGGAGTCTGATTAGAGCAGGGAATAATTTGTGGTACCTCACTGTCATCTTGCGCCCTCCATGCTCAGTGGATACAACTCCCTGTTGGGTTAGCCCAGCATTAAAgagaatttccccttctgaatctCACTTTGCAAAGCAATGCAATACAGAAAAGAGAGAGCATGATGGCTGCAGATAATTTTTAATGTCTAATTTGCAAAGCACAGTGTAGGAAGACAGGCTGCAGGTAGGTGGACCTATGATggtataccccactgaagtccctccccagacccttcaaatctccaggtatttaccaacacagaactggcaactgtgCCCATGGGAGAGGCTAACAGCAGTGAAGGGTCCAGAGATGGGGTTGGTGGATTTCATTAGGGGCTCCCTATCTTTCCTTCCAGATCTGACCACCGCTGTAGAATAAAGACCTTGCATTTTCCCTCCGTGCTTCTCTGTTCTGAGGTATAAAGTTGGAGGAAAGAAACTCAATAAACAGCAGCAACAGTTGGATCTGCAGGCCTCACTAAAGTGCCTGGAATAAACTTTCATCTTAACCTGCTATCACCCATTAACTCTTTTAGCCCAACACCTACTTTTtaatctagggctgattccgcatgggccacaaacagcagtgtgaaaacggtgtgaaaatggtgtaaaagggtttaaaacggtgtaaaagggtttgtactgttttcacaccactgtttttggcccatgcggaatcagcctaggattgCTGCCTGCCCTAGAGAAatatgccctgtccctttaatagaggcagaATGGGCCATTATTTACCAAGTGATGTTATTTGCTGCTTGCAGGCcataaaaagcttcagctgcccatttccacacattcagCCTTTATCGAAGGAGCAGGGCTTCCACACACCCCGccctggcagctgacaaactcaGCATCCATGCCACACCCTAGCACCCGCATATCTCTAGAATCTAGATCCACCTCTCTCAACACATATCTCTGCACCGGTTTTGCTCTCAGACCAATATGTCTTGGTTATTATACACAGGTGAGGTCAGCCAGAAGAGCCTCTTCTCAAGCTCACTCTATGGCTGCTACCACATGGTAGAATGCCCCTCTGACCTGTGTGAGAGGGGGCATCTAGGCCTGGTCCAAACATATGGAGATGGTAGAACTCTGAGCTGGTTGAGTGGCCACTACTACTTCAGGCACTGGGAAGGTTGGGTATAGGTCAATTTTTTATAATGTGCCTGTGTGGAAattcttttcaaataaataaaaaagcataTTAGGGAGAAGATCCAGCCCTACCCTTTCACAGCGGCACTTAATCAAGATGCAGATGTAATCCTTCACTGGCAATTAGAAGTGCCAGTGGAAGTGCTCTGGGAGGGAAGGGGCTATAAAAgagccagatcttggaagttaagcagggttagtacttgcAAGGGAGATcagcaaggaagactctgaagtcacagaggaaggccatggcaaaccacctctgcttcacaccagcctcgaaagctccttgctggggtcgggtcaccataagtcagctgcaacttgatgacacattaCACAGAAGGGGGGCCCTCTATGCTGCTGAGCCTCCACAAACAACAGAAAACAGAACTATCTTGCAATTTACCCAGCTaatggctggattttttttttgttgggaggggaggcAGTACCGATCCTGGATGAATTTATGGTTAGATTTGATTTCAAATGTATAAGAAAATGTGTTATATGGTAGCACCGTAAGCCTCCTTGGTCCCCTTGTGAGAGACAGGCAggttaaaaaggaaaatgtaccTGGTGTGGAGTTGTTGCTATTGCCTGGGAAATAAAGAGATCTTAGGAGACCTCCGTTTTGACACTTGCAGCGTTTGCATTGTATGAACCCCTTAAAAACTCCTGCAACTTCAAGACTGTACTCTGTAAACACTCTCCTAGGAGCAAACTCCATAGAATAAAATGGGACTGTCTTGCTATGGACAGCACAGCGCTGACTTCAGTTACTCTTGTGCCATCATAAATCACTTAACCGATGCGTGGGCAACATAGGAATGGTggccagaaagaaagaagtgggCTGTGGTTTTGTTCCAGCATAAGCTTCCAAGGGCTCTGTTAGTCTTTGAAAGTTCAACGAGACTCCTGTTTTTATGCTGCAGCACACTAGCATTGGTTACTTCCAATCTAGAATGATTACCATAGGAACCTGGAAGGTAAGAGGAGGAATCCTAGAGAGCCATTACCAGTCGCAACAATCAACTCCGACCTTGACGGAAAAGTAGTTTGACTCAGGTGCCCTGTTCACACGTTAGAGTGAACCTGCATACATCctgcatgtatgtgtgtacacTGTTTTTCAAGCCCTTTTCAGTTATTATAGTTCATCATGTATGTGAGAACATGAGACACTGATCCTGTTGACTGCCATTTGACTTGAAAGGGGCAACACACATATTTTCACCCCAATTTTCTAGGGCGCAGGTATGCACATACTGAGGCTGAAAACATGACAATCATGCATATCAAAAGAACTACATATTGCACATTCTTTTCATGTGCGACGCTGAAACCTAACTCAACATTTTAATTTATCCtttatttatgccctgcttttctccccagtagagCCGCAAATTGAcagtctccccttctccattttatcatcacaataaccctgtgaggtaggcaagctAAGATTGTGTGactgggtcaaggtcacccagagagttttcatggcagagtggagatttgaattcattgtGTTGTCGAcagctttcacggtcggattcaactggttgtgatgggttttttgggctatgtggcagtggtctggtggatcttgttcctaacgtttcgcctgcatctgtggctggcatcttcagatccaccagtccacaaccacacagcccggaaaacccaccacagccatttGAATTCATGTTCTCCAGATCCTTAGTTTAATAGCTACACCACACTCAGGGtttaagaaggggaaaaaaccccagtaCTTATTTGCCTTTAAAATAAATCTGGGAACAGTTACCTGCCTAAATGTGACTTTAAATGAAATCACACAACTAGATATACACTGAATGTAACATAAGCACTACCTAGGGCGGCCAGCCGCTAGAAGACAGCTGTGGGTCTCCTGGGATTCCCAAGCATCAGAGATCAgctcacatggagaaaatggaaggcagaCTCGATAGTATTACATATTATTGATGaagtccctccactccccaaactccaccctccaaatttccaggtatttcccaaccctgagatGTCAGCCCAAACATTACTACATGTGTTGGCTATAACGTAACATAGCAATAATTCACCACGATGTGGGCAAGACAGTCCAGTTGTGTTGTGAAGTCCCCACCGACAGAGTCAGACCCAGCATCATGAAAGCTGAGCGCTTTCTCTGTTATTCGCGTCTGAGGCTTCCACCTCAAGCCGCATCACACCTTCAGAACTACCATGACCACAATGCACTGGGACAGTGAAAAGGAGTCGGCGGCGGAAAGGCGGTGGGACGCGCGTGCGCAGTGGCCGCTCTGGTCCTCGGAGGGAGGCTGCAGCGGTAGCGGCGGCGCGATGCCCCGCGACAACATGGCCTCCCTGATCCAGCGGGTGGCCCGCCAGGCCCGCCTCACCTTCCGCCCGCCGGGGGGCGGCAGCAACAACGGGCCACGCTTCGCAGAGAACCTGCAGcgtctgcagcagctgctggacgAGGTGCGGGCCGAGGACCTCCGCTTGGCGCCGCGCGGCCCGTCGGTGGGGCCGGGCGCGGTGCAGCCCCCGGTGAGCTACATGCACATCTGCGAGACGGACAGCTTCAGCATGGGCGTCTTCGTGCTGCGCGCCGGCGCCTGCATCCCCCTGCACGACCACCCGGGCATGCACGGCCTGCTCAAGGTGCTCTACGGCACTCTGCGCATTGCCTGCTTCGACGCGGCGGGGGGCGGCGGAGCCTCTGGCGAAGGCGGCCAGAGCAGCGCCGCTTCTGCCCCCGGGTCGTCGCCGAAGCCGCGCCGCCACCGCGCCCTGCTGCGATCGCGCCAGCTCTACACGCCCGCCTCGGCCCCGTGCCGCCTCTCCCCGCACGCCGACAACCTGCACCAGATCGACGCCGTCGGCGGCCCGGCCGCCTTCCTCGACATCCTCGCGCCTCCCTACGACCCCGAGCACGGGCGGGACTGCCACTACTACTGCTTGGGCGACGGGCAGAGCCTGGACGCCGACGCCCAGGGGCTGCCCAAGGAGGTGTGGCTGCACGAGACCCCGCAGGCCCCAGACTTCTGGTGCGGGGGCGAGCCCTACCCAGGGCCCCGCGTGTCGCCCTGAAGGGTGGCCTCTGAGGAGACCGGGCCTGCTGGCCTGCCTGCTCCACTGGAGGGGACTGCTGGAAGAGACTTcaacagccagccttccctcccTGATGAAGCTGGGAGGAggaggcctggcctggcctggccagtTTCTTGCCCCAAGCCCTTCACTCTTGGCTGCACTGGAGACCTTCCAAGCCATGGTTATCCTGTCTTTTCCCTGACCAGATGCTTGCCTGAATGGTCATCTTGGGAGCCACCCATTTGGGGTACTTCACAGCAGATGGCACAGAAGGCAAGTGGTCCTCAAGAGCATCTCCATGTGTTGGGATGCAGGACCACGTGCACTTTCTTGTATGGCTTTATAATCTCCTTGGGGCTCTGAGAGCATTCAGAAGCACAAGCCTGAGACAACACACCACTGTTGTGAAAAGCAGGTTCTCCACAACCCACCAACATGCTACATTTCAAATTGTGCATGCACAAGAAGGTCTTTGTGGGAGCCTGGCTCTTGGCCTTTCCCGCAGCACACAGCAGCCGACTAATGCTCAGCACAGGAACAGAGAACACTTAAGTTGATCCCTGTCTTTTGAGACCAATTAATATCAGTTGCTTTGTGGTGGATGCACCTCAGTTACATGGAGCTGGGAGAAGTGGCATCATCAAACCGGGACATGGCTTGCATCCCATTTCATATCCTTGCAGGGAAACTACATAACTTTCCAGTTCTGTGGGTGCAAAGCTCTTGGGTGCCGTCATATTTATTTCTACTAATTGATGTGAAGATCTGGGAGAGCAATAACATTTCACCATTCAGGCATCAAGACAGTGGTTTTAGCTTAATTTAGAAATACACTTTGAAGTTTCACTTTTTCCCTTCTGCTACAGCTAAAAGAATAAAGACAGTAATAATTCCAAGGCCTCTGACAAAAGAACAGATAGTTTCTCAGCAGTTCCCGCATCCATTCAGGataacgtcctcattcccagatGGCATTGGGAGGGAGAGATTTATGCAACAGATTATACCAAATGGGCTGAAGTGCAACAGTTTACTTTGATTTAACACTAACTGTTGGATTTATAGTTAAAATGAATGTTTAATTCTGCATACAGATGCTGTCAGGTTGAATGTGATCTTATCAAAAAGTATAACTGTGTTAAGAGAACATGTTTTAGGTATTAAAAATGGTAATTCCTAGATAAGGGTGTTCGTACCATTCTTTAAAATGCAGTGATGGAAAAATTTTCCAATTGTTTTTGCTGTAAAGGTTCATTCACTGTATTTGGGAGCGGGTGACGTTACACAACATGGAACAGATGGTGTTTTTGACACTTGAGCTTCTGGTGCCAGCCTTCTATAGAAGAATGTGATGGTTTTGAAGGATTATGGCTTGAGTCGTGCTctttagttttgtttttgaaacCTTGTATAAACAGATGTacttaaaagtaatttttttactATTTATAATTAACTTTGTAGaacttctgttaaaaaaaagaaaattgaatcACTCTCCTGTTTCAGCATGGCATTCCCTGTCCTTAGCACAAAGGGATGTCTTTTCAGTGGGTGAATGCTTTCTGGCTGCAGTATTTGCCCTGACACCTTCTGATCTAGGCATCTGTGTCGGCATCTTTTAATGCTAAGGTATTCTAAAGGGCATACCAACCTTTTGTGAAATTTGATCCAAGATTGAGTGATTGCTGGCTGTTTTTATATCAGCAAATTTAGAGGTGCTTTTCTTGTCGGGATTATGCAGGTGCACAAACTGCGCTTTGGGTTTTAATAATTTTGGTTGTCATTACTGCCTATCAGATGAGGGAGGAAATGCAACATCCAGTGCGTATTAAGCAAACCTCCATCTGATTAATGACTTAACTTGTATCAGTTGTGATCATGTTTAATCTTTTTGCAGTATAAAGCTGTGTTCTTGAAACTGCTGAGCCAAAGCTGCTTTGTccatggggatggggtggtatgaGAAAAGGAGGTCTTTGCCAGGAAAGAACTTTTTCACGGCAGTGGTCTGCTGACCATACTCCTTGAAGAAGTCATAGAAGCATCATCCATACGTGTTCTCTTAATGAGGATAATCAGAATTTTGGATTAAAGTAGCACATGGGCTGAAAAATAGATGTGTTGTGTGGTGGTTGTTGAGTGCTGTCAAGCCACTTTATATACCATTATACCAcaacaatagaatagaatagaatagaatagaatagaatagaatagaatagaatagaatagaatagaatagaatagaatctttattggccaagtgtgattggacacacaaggaatttgtctccggtgcatatgctctcagtgtacataaaagaaaaaaaaattaaaatacctaTTTCATTTCACCTCTCAGGTTACCAACCAAG
Protein-coding regions in this window:
- the ADO gene encoding 2-aminoethanethiol dioxygenase, with amino-acid sequence MPRDNMASLIQRVARQARLTFRPPGGGSNNGPRFAENLQRLQQLLDEVRAEDLRLAPRGPSVGPGAVQPPVSYMHICETDSFSMGVFVLRAGACIPLHDHPGMHGLLKVLYGTLRIACFDAAGGGGASGEGGQSSAASAPGSSPKPRRHRALLRSRQLYTPASAPCRLSPHADNLHQIDAVGGPAAFLDILAPPYDPEHGRDCHYYCLGDGQSLDADAQGLPKEVWLHETPQAPDFWCGGEPYPGPRVSP